The Triplophysa rosa linkage group LG25, Trosa_1v2, whole genome shotgun sequence genome window below encodes:
- the fstl3 gene encoding follistatin-related protein 3 has product MNFLAVLQAVILISVCEILGKHQAIAGMCWLQQGPEHRCDMVLMRGVSREECCATGRLDTAWSNTSLPINEVSLLGFLGIVSCKPCKENCDGVNCGSGKVCRMKAGRPQCVCAPDCSSMSTKHSVCGSDGNSYKDECALLMARCRGHPDLEVMYQGECKKSCLKVVCPGTQSCVTDQTNSAHCVMCRTTPCPMPMITNQSICGNDNITYASACHLRRATCFLGRSIGVRHYGHCRSNEESEENSLY; this is encoded by the exons ATGAACTTTTTGGCTGTCCTACAAGCTGTGATACTTATTTCGGTTTGTGAAATACTTGGGAAACACCAAGCGATCG CTGGCATGTGCTGGCTGCAGCAGGGTCCAGAGCACCGTTGTGACATGGTCCTCATGAGAGGCGTGAGCAGGGAAGAGTGTTGCGCCACCGGCCGTCTGGACACCGCATGGTCCAATACCAGTCTGCCCATCAATGAAGTCAGCCTGCTGGGATTCCTGGGTATCGTTTCCTGCAAGCCGTGCAAAG AGAACTGTGACGGGGTGAACTGCGGCTCTGGAAAGGTGTGCAGGATGAAGGCTGGACGTCCACAGTGCGTGTGCGCTCCAGACTGTTCCAGCATGTCCACTAAACACTCTGTGTGTGGGAGCGATGGGAACTCGTATAAAGACGAGTGCGCTCTTCTGATGGCTCGTTGCAGAGGTCACCCTGACTTGGAAGTTATGTACCAGGGGGAATGCAAGA AGTCCTGCTTAAAGGTTGTATGTCCTGGTACGCAATCCTGTGTGACAGACCAGACCAACAGCGCCCACTGTGTCATGTGTCGCACCACGCCATGCCCGATGCCCATGATCACCAACCAAAGCATCTGCGGCAATGATAACATTACTTACGCCAGCGCCTGCCACCTGCGTCGGGCTACTTGCTTTCTGGGTCGCTCCATAGGGGTCCGCCACTATGGACACTGCAGAA GTAATGAAGAAAGTGAGGAAAATTCACTGTACTGA